In Haematobia irritans isolate KBUSLIRL chromosome 1, ASM5000362v1, whole genome shotgun sequence, a genomic segment contains:
- the LOC142219442 gene encoding uncharacterized protein LOC142219442, with translation MGSAFVVHFLIDMKLIKLRREMRFLDLRINSCTILKKTTSNWIMKKFLNEFMRTSNLPTSCPLKANFVYKVNNFTVNDDWIPQMAPLCDFIITIEYYNRNERFAVWKLYGGIVQK, from the exons ATGGGGAGTGCTTTTGTTGTACATTTCTTAATCGATATGAAACTCATAAAATTGAGAAGAGAAATGCGTTTCCTTGATCTGCGAATCAACTCATGTACGATCCTAAAGAAAACGACCTCGAATtggataatgaaaaaatttctaaatgaatTCATGAGAACTAGTAATTTGCCTACATCATGTCCATTGAAAGCG aattttgtatacaaagtgAATAATTTTACTGTGAATGATGATTGGATTCCTCAAATGGCACCATTATGCGACTTCATCATCACGATAGAGTATTATAATAGAAATGAACGATTTGCAGTATGGAAACTATATGGTGGcatcgttcaaaaataa